One window of Dysgonomonas mossii genomic DNA carries:
- a CDS encoding membrane dipeptidase, translating to MKRSTYNILIILLFLNILSLRGQESIVPDLQKLYEYTDSHFVDLRAKQQPLIGVSASRTSNGGSSVPGTYIEAILKAGGRPLIIPVMTKGTVLRDIVKDLDGLVMTGGEDFNPLYYKEQAIPDMNEIDSIRDIYDLVLLKLATDRNIPVLGICRGEQAINVAFGGTLYQDIPTQHQDKSVKHRQSEPKEIGTHKVSIVEDSQLSKILGKTEVFVNSFHHQGVKDVAPGFKLAARAQDGIVEAIEAYPDRRIIGVQWHPEGHVAGGDTTMLKFFKFIVSEAETFRKAKELHKHIFSIDTHSDTPLEFKKAGFDIGKRENNQVNIPKMEEGMLDAIFFAAYTAQGKRDKVSSQAAVDKIDGLIKGIHSQVEKNNDICEIAYTTDDLARIKNAAKKAIFIGIENGYGIGKDIENIARFKKMGVNYITLCHTKDNDICDTSSDTTLEWNGLSPFGKEVIKEMNRQGVMIDISHVSEKTFWDVIKLSTQPIIASHSSVQALCYHDRNLTDKQMQALAKNGGVVQICLVDLFVNKDRKKASLSDAIEHIDYAVKVAGIDYVGIASDFDGGGGLIGCNGSNDMINITMKLLEKGYTDEDIAKIWGDNLLRVMATVQKGAKK from the coding sequence ATGAAAAGAAGTACATATAATATACTCATTATATTATTGTTTCTGAATATCCTTTCGCTAAGAGGACAAGAGTCGATAGTCCCCGATTTGCAAAAATTGTATGAATATACAGACTCGCACTTTGTTGATCTGAGAGCAAAACAGCAACCATTGATCGGAGTCTCTGCAAGCCGTACAAGCAACGGAGGATCGAGCGTACCCGGAACATATATAGAAGCTATTCTCAAAGCCGGAGGACGCCCTCTTATTATCCCTGTGATGACAAAAGGAACAGTACTGAGAGATATTGTAAAGGATCTCGACGGATTAGTAATGACCGGCGGTGAAGATTTCAACCCGCTATACTATAAAGAGCAGGCGATCCCGGATATGAATGAAATAGATTCTATCCGTGACATTTATGATTTAGTACTTTTAAAGTTGGCGACAGACCGCAACATCCCTGTATTAGGGATATGTAGAGGAGAGCAGGCGATCAATGTTGCTTTTGGAGGAACACTCTATCAAGACATTCCCACACAGCATCAGGATAAAAGTGTAAAACACAGGCAAAGTGAGCCTAAGGAAATAGGAACACATAAAGTCTCTATTGTAGAAGATTCTCAATTGAGTAAAATACTTGGAAAAACAGAAGTATTTGTCAACAGCTTCCATCATCAGGGTGTAAAAGATGTGGCTCCCGGATTCAAATTGGCAGCAAGAGCACAGGATGGCATTGTGGAAGCGATAGAAGCCTATCCCGACAGAAGAATAATTGGTGTACAATGGCATCCCGAAGGACATGTTGCCGGGGGAGATACTACGATGCTGAAATTCTTTAAATTCATAGTTTCTGAAGCCGAAACTTTCCGAAAGGCAAAAGAACTGCATAAACATATATTTTCTATTGATACTCATAGCGACACTCCTTTAGAATTCAAAAAAGCAGGATTCGATATCGGAAAAAGAGAAAACAATCAGGTGAATATTCCGAAGATGGAAGAAGGCATGCTAGATGCTATTTTCTTTGCTGCTTATACGGCTCAAGGGAAACGGGATAAAGTTTCATCGCAGGCTGCCGTCGACAAAATAGACGGATTGATAAAGGGTATCCATTCGCAGGTAGAGAAAAATAATGATATCTGCGAAATAGCTTATACGACAGATGATCTTGCTAGAATAAAAAACGCAGCAAAGAAAGCCATTTTCATAGGAATAGAAAATGGTTATGGAATAGGGAAAGATATTGAGAATATTGCCCGGTTCAAGAAAATGGGGGTGAATTATATTACGCTTTGTCATACCAAAGACAATGATATATGTGATACATCGAGTGATACTACACTTGAATGGAATGGGTTAAGCCCCTTTGGGAAAGAGGTAATAAAAGAAATGAACAGACAGGGAGTTATGATTGACATATCGCATGTGAGTGAAAAGACTTTTTGGGATGTTATCAAACTCTCTACTCAACCTATTATCGCTTCTCATTCGTCAGTACAAGCACTATGCTACCATGACCGAAACCTTACAGACAAGCAAATGCAAGCTTTAGCAAAGAACGGAGGAGTTGTGCAAATATGTTTGGTAGATCTCTTTGTGAATAAAGATCGGAAAAAAGCATCCCTATCTGATGCGATAGAGCATATCGATTATGCCGTAAAGGTCGCCGGAATAGATTATGTAGGCATTGCTTCCGACTTTGATGGCGGTGGCGGGCTTATTGGCTGCAATGGCAGCAATGATATGATTAATATTACGATGAAGCTTTTAGAGAAAGGTTACACAGATGAAGATATCGCTAAGATATGGGGAGACAATCTCCTTAGGGTAATGGCTACTGTTCAAAAAGGAGCAAAAAAATAA
- a CDS encoding DNA alkylation repair protein codes for MEVKRKGAKSLKDIPAEVLQQLNLGMIESVNLTEWLAVDQKELLKNVLSEKYATACLSDLEVLEKASTMQTIRRIGETLLRETLQETDKKLLKALKSHISDNVRCWAAYMIGLDKSISFVDKLEAIKDFAADGNFGVREIAWMAVREDMDRNIENAIPILLAWTKDKDYNIRRFASEAIRPNGVWSKHIEKLKQQPEIALPILEALKSDSEKYVQDSVGNWLNDASKTRPDFVIEVTNKWESNNPTKETKYIIKKALRTINKK; via the coding sequence ATGGAAGTTAAGAGAAAAGGAGCAAAATCCTTAAAAGATATACCAGCCGAAGTATTGCAACAACTGAATCTGGGTATGATAGAGTCTGTTAATCTGACAGAGTGGCTGGCTGTTGACCAAAAAGAGCTTTTGAAAAACGTTTTGTCGGAGAAATATGCGACGGCTTGTTTATCAGACCTTGAAGTGTTGGAAAAAGCGAGTACAATGCAAACGATACGCAGAATAGGAGAAACGCTTTTGAGAGAAACGCTTCAAGAAACAGATAAGAAGCTGTTGAAAGCACTTAAAAGTCACATATCCGATAATGTACGCTGTTGGGCTGCCTATATGATAGGCTTAGACAAATCAATATCTTTTGTAGATAAACTGGAAGCAATCAAAGATTTTGCCGCCGATGGCAATTTTGGGGTAAGAGAGATTGCATGGATGGCCGTTCGTGAAGATATGGATCGCAATATAGAAAATGCTATACCGATATTGTTAGCATGGACTAAGGACAAAGATTATAATATTCGCAGATTTGCATCAGAAGCTATACGTCCGAATGGGGTATGGAGCAAACATATCGAAAAACTTAAGCAACAGCCCGAAATTGCTTTGCCAATTTTAGAAGCACTAAAGTCGGACTCTGAAAAGTATGTACAGGATAGTGTAGGCAATTGGTTGAATGATGCAAGTAAAACCCGTCCCGATTTTGTAATTGAAGTTACAAATAAATGGGAAAGCAATAATCCGACCAAGGAGACAAAATATATAATAAAGAAGGCTCTTCGAACGATTAACAAAAAATAA
- the rfbD gene encoding dTDP-4-dehydrorhamnose reductase encodes MAFFSGNKQADDQDETAKNIFLFELVQKNILVTGCNGQLGNEIRRISANHENNFRFFFTDVAELDITDLKAVDSFIKENNIKYIINCAAYTAVDKAEDDVDLCYKINRDAVANLGLAATNNNAKVIHISTDYVYDGTANKPYVETDTVNPQSVYGKSKQEGEAELLKACADSIIIRTAWLYSIFGSNFVKTMIKLGKERETLNVVADQRGTPTYGTDLAKTIVKILDFSEANGFKPGIYHYSNEGATTWYDFTLAIHKEAGINTCKVNPITTEQYPVKATRPKYSVLDKTKIKSTFNLTIPKWEESLNNCIKELLSI; translated from the coding sequence ATGGCTTTTTTTTCAGGAAATAAACAAGCCGACGATCAAGATGAAACAGCGAAGAATATTTTTCTGTTCGAACTCGTTCAGAAAAATATTCTTGTTACAGGATGTAACGGACAGTTGGGAAATGAGATAAGACGAATATCGGCTAATCATGAAAACAACTTCCGTTTCTTCTTTACAGATGTAGCAGAGCTGGACATTACTGATCTTAAGGCTGTAGATTCCTTTATAAAAGAAAATAATATAAAGTACATTATCAACTGCGCAGCTTATACTGCTGTGGACAAAGCAGAGGATGATGTAGATTTATGTTATAAAATCAACCGCGATGCTGTTGCCAATTTAGGGCTGGCAGCAACAAACAACAATGCTAAAGTTATACATATATCCACAGACTATGTGTATGATGGAACAGCAAACAAACCTTATGTTGAGACTGATACGGTAAATCCTCAGTCTGTATATGGTAAATCGAAGCAAGAAGGCGAAGCTGAATTATTGAAAGCTTGTGCTGATAGTATTATTATACGAACAGCATGGTTGTATTCCATTTTTGGAAGCAACTTTGTGAAGACAATGATAAAACTAGGCAAAGAGCGCGAAACACTAAACGTTGTAGCCGACCAGAGAGGAACACCTACCTATGGAACAGATCTGGCCAAAACAATTGTAAAAATACTTGATTTCAGTGAAGCCAACGGATTTAAACCCGGTATATACCATTACTCCAATGAGGGGGCTACTACCTGGTACGATTTCACATTAGCAATCCACAAAGAAGCGGGTATCAATACATGCAAAGTGAACCCTATAACGACCGAACAATATCCGGTAAAAGCCACAAGGCCTAAATATAGTGTACTGGACAAAACCAAGATAAAATCTACATTCAACCTTACTATCCCTAAATGGGAAGAAAGTTTAAACAATTGCATCAAAGAATTGTTATCTATTTGA
- the fabD gene encoding ACP S-malonyltransferase translates to MKAFVFPGQGAQFVGMGKDLYETSPVAKEMFEKANEILGFRITDLMFNGTDEDLRQTKVTQPAIFLHSVILAKTIGDEFKPDMVAGHSLGEFSALVAAGAMSFEDGLNLVYKRALAMQEACEMNPSTMAAVLGLPDAKVEEICASIKNEVVVPANYNCPGQVVISGSNTGIDAACELLLAAGAKRALKLKVGGAFHSPLMEPAKVKLSEAINNTIITVPTCPVYQNVSTVGETDPAVIKDNLIAQLTAPVKWTQSVEHMVADGAVEFVELGPGNVLQGLVKKIAPQVSATGKQQLVSCI, encoded by the coding sequence ATGAAAGCATTTGTATTCCCAGGGCAAGGAGCTCAGTTTGTAGGAATGGGTAAAGACCTTTACGAAACATCTCCTGTTGCTAAAGAAATGTTCGAAAAAGCGAATGAGATTTTAGGTTTCCGCATAACAGATTTAATGTTTAACGGTACTGACGAAGATCTTCGTCAGACTAAAGTTACTCAACCGGCTATTTTCCTCCATTCGGTAATATTGGCTAAAACAATTGGCGATGAATTTAAGCCAGATATGGTTGCGGGTCACTCTTTAGGAGAGTTCTCTGCTTTGGTTGCAGCCGGCGCCATGTCTTTCGAAGATGGTTTAAATCTTGTTTATAAACGTGCTCTTGCTATGCAGGAAGCATGCGAAATGAATCCTTCTACAATGGCAGCAGTGTTAGGATTGCCTGACGCTAAAGTAGAAGAAATATGTGCATCTATCAAGAATGAAGTAGTTGTACCGGCTAATTATAACTGTCCCGGACAGGTGGTAATATCAGGTTCTAATACAGGTATTGATGCTGCATGCGAATTGTTACTTGCTGCCGGAGCAAAAAGAGCTCTTAAGCTGAAAGTAGGAGGAGCATTCCACTCTCCATTGATGGAGCCTGCAAAAGTAAAATTGTCGGAAGCTATAAACAATACAATTATCACAGTTCCTACATGTCCTGTATATCAGAATGTGTCTACAGTAGGAGAAACAGATCCTGCCGTTATAAAGGACAATTTGATAGCACAATTAACAGCACCTGTAAAATGGACTCAATCTGTTGAACATATGGTTGCAGACGGAGCTGTTGAATTTGTGGAACTTGGACCGGGTAATGTTTTACAAGGTCTTGTAAAGAAAATAGCACCACAGGTATCTGCAACAGGCAAGCAACAATTGGTTAGCTGCATTTAA
- the rprY gene encoding response regulator transcription factor RprY, with product MEEKLKLFLCEDDENLGMLLREYLQAKGYDTDLYTDGEVGYKGFVKEKYDLCILDVMMPKKDGITLVKEIRAINTEIPIIFLTAKNMKDDILEGFKAGADDYITKPFSMEELVLRIEAIFRRVKGKRSKEQQLYQFGNMNFDTQKQILTINGESTKLTTKEAELLALLCAHANDILERNHALKQIWVDDNYFNARSMDVYITKLRKLLKPDPSIEIINIHGKGYKLIAPVNEEESAE from the coding sequence ATGGAAGAAAAATTGAAACTGTTTTTATGTGAAGATGATGAAAATCTTGGTATGTTGCTAAGAGAATATCTTCAGGCCAAAGGGTACGACACAGACCTCTACACCGATGGTGAGGTTGGATACAAAGGCTTTGTTAAAGAAAAGTATGATTTGTGTATATTGGATGTTATGATGCCTAAAAAAGACGGTATCACTCTTGTGAAAGAGATCAGAGCAATCAATACAGAAATACCTATCATATTCTTGACAGCCAAAAATATGAAAGATGATATTCTGGAAGGATTCAAAGCCGGAGCAGACGATTATATCACGAAACCGTTCAGCATGGAGGAACTTGTTCTTCGTATCGAAGCAATCTTCCGTCGTGTGAAAGGTAAAAGAAGTAAAGAACAACAGCTTTATCAGTTTGGTAATATGAACTTTGATACTCAAAAACAAATTTTGACGATCAATGGAGAAAGTACTAAACTTACAACTAAAGAAGCAGAACTTCTTGCTCTATTGTGTGCTCATGCTAACGACATTCTGGAAAGAAATCATGCCCTAAAGCAAATTTGGGTGGACGATAACTACTTCAACGCTCGTAGCATGGATGTTTACATCACTAAATTGCGTAAGCTATTGAAACCTGACCCAAGTATTGAGATCATCAATATCCATGGTAAAGGTTACAAACTGATAGCTCCGGTAAACGAAGAAGAAAGCGCAGAGTAA
- a CDS encoding sensor histidine kinase codes for MKKSTIWILAAIMAVAFFGLLYLQITYLRESIRLRSDQFNEAVNRSLAQISRNLELDQTKKYLDEAFIETQKKDAAAYNRSMALRNQPQEETVTQQQRTKMTAPDGTVIYMEHNVTTVQTTPPKQVFQSPKSGTNAISKTFFDLQEEQIKRYLYEKDIMNDVLNRIFKSASDVPIEERINFKDLETKIKNELKNNNIELLFQYEVVDKNDKPVYRQPRFLDRDKKYAYQQVLFPNDPPNKVTYLKVYFPDKGHYLSSEVSFLYPAIIFTFILLVTFIIIIYITFRQKRLSEMKNDFMNNMTHELKTPVSTISLAAQMLKDGAITKSPEVFKHISGVINDETERLSFQVEKVLQMSLFEKQRATLKLKELDANDIVVGVANTFQIKVEKFGGNLDIDLEATESAIEADKMHITNVLFNLLDNAVKYRKEDIPLQLMIRTWNSNNKLYIAVEDNGIGIKKEYVKKIFERFYRVSTGNRHDVKGFGLGLAYVKKIIEDHKGTIKAESELGKGTKFIICLPIMKSKS; via the coding sequence ATGAAAAAATCGACAATTTGGATACTCGCAGCAATAATGGCTGTAGCATTCTTTGGTCTGTTGTATTTACAAATAACCTATTTACGCGAATCAATAAGATTGAGGAGCGATCAGTTTAATGAAGCGGTAAACCGTAGTTTGGCTCAAATTTCAAGAAATTTGGAACTCGATCAAACAAAAAAATATCTGGATGAAGCGTTCATTGAAACACAGAAGAAGGATGCAGCGGCTTACAATCGCTCTATGGCATTAAGAAATCAGCCACAGGAAGAAACTGTTACACAGCAGCAAAGAACAAAGATGACAGCGCCCGACGGCACAGTCATTTATATGGAACACAATGTGACTACGGTACAAACAACACCGCCTAAACAGGTATTCCAGTCGCCTAAAAGCGGCACAAATGCGATCTCAAAAACATTCTTCGACCTACAGGAAGAGCAGATAAAGAGATACCTATATGAAAAAGATATCATGAATGATGTCTTGAACAGGATATTCAAATCGGCAAGTGATGTGCCTATAGAAGAAAGGATAAACTTTAAAGATCTGGAGACTAAGATAAAGAATGAATTAAAAAACAATAATATAGAGTTACTTTTCCAGTACGAAGTTGTAGATAAAAATGATAAGCCGGTTTATAGGCAACCTCGTTTTCTGGATAGAGACAAGAAATATGCATATCAACAAGTACTATTTCCGAATGATCCGCCAAATAAAGTCACCTATCTGAAAGTTTACTTTCCCGATAAAGGACACTATCTATCAAGCGAGGTATCATTCTTGTATCCGGCCATAATATTTACTTTTATCTTGTTGGTTACATTTATAATAATAATATACATTACATTCCGACAAAAGCGTTTATCGGAAATGAAGAATGACTTTATGAACAATATGACCCACGAATTGAAAACACCGGTATCGACTATATCTTTAGCCGCCCAGATGTTAAAAGACGGGGCTATTACAAAATCACCCGAGGTATTTAAACATATATCCGGGGTAATAAACGACGAAACGGAACGATTGAGTTTTCAGGTAGAAAAAGTTCTTCAGATGTCGCTATTCGAAAAACAAAGAGCTACACTAAAACTCAAGGAACTGGATGCCAACGACATTGTGGTAGGGGTTGCAAACACATTCCAAATCAAAGTTGAAAAATTTGGAGGAAATCTTGATATCGATTTAGAGGCTACCGAATCTGCAATCGAAGCAGACAAGATGCACATTACAAATGTGTTGTTCAATTTGCTCGATAACGCCGTGAAGTACAGAAAAGAAGATATTCCTTTGCAATTGATGATTCGAACGTGGAACAGCAATAATAAATTGTACATCGCTGTAGAGGACAATGGTATCGGAATAAAAAAGGAATATGTAAAGAAAATATTCGAACGGTTTTATCGGGTATCAACAGGTAACAGACATGATGTCAAAGGTTTTGGACTAGGACTTGCATACGTAAAAAAAATAATAGAGGATCATAAAGGAACAATAAAAGCCGAGAGTGAGCTGGGGAAGGGCACCAAATTTATAATTTGCCTGCCTATAATGAAGAGTAAAAGTTAG